Part of the Sporomusa termitida genome, CAAAAATATGATAAATTCGATTTAAAAATCATGTAAAAGAAGGAATTTTTAGGAAATAAGCAGAATACCTTTATAGCATAGGCCCTGAATTCAAAGGAGGAGAGCGAAAAATGGAAGTGCTGAAAGTATCTGCACAATCAAATCCTAAATCCGTAGCAGGCGCTCTGGCGGCAGTTTTGCGCGAACGAGGCAGCGCAGAGGTGCAGGCAGTAGGTGCAGGGGCGGTTAATCAGGCTATCAAGGCGATTGCGATTTCACGTGGTTTTGTCGCTCCCAATGGCATTGATTTGATTACCATACCGGCATTTGCGGAGATTACTATTGACGGGG contains:
- a CDS encoding stage V sporulation protein S, which codes for MEVLKVSAQSNPKSVAGALAAVLRERGSAEVQAVGAGAVNQAIKAIAISRGFVAPNGIDLITIPAFAEITIDGEERTAIRFIVEPR